The window TAATGTCTGTCAAATATGCGCTGGCCGGCTGGCAGCGTTTCAAATATCTGAAAACGATCGGCAGGCGGGACAGCAAACTCACCTATCAGGCTTTGTTGCAGAATATCGGAGATCTGACTTATCTGTACGTCACTATAACCCTGACGCAGGGTGATACGGGTGAAAGGCATTTCCTTATTCCTCCAAACAACCGAGGGCGGAAACTGCGGCTGGCCAGCCTGCGTAAAATGCCAGATGAGTGAAAACCTCAACGATTTCTTCACGGGTTAACCCATTTTGCTGTGCGAAGTTGATATGCCAAGGAAGCTGCTGAACGCGCCCTTGCGCCGTCAGGGCACCCAGTGTGATCAGGCTACGCTCGCGCGGGGAAAGCGTTTCACGTTTCCAAATATCATTAAACAGTGTGTCTATGCTCAGTTCGGCCAGTTTCGGTGCGACGCGGGCCAACGTTTCACGATCAAGCGATTTCGCCATGGTATTTTCTCCGTATTGACAGTAGAT is drawn from Pectobacterium aroidearum and contains these coding sequences:
- a CDS encoding carboxymuconolactone decarboxylase family protein — encoded protein: MAKSLDRETLARVAPKLAELSIDTLFNDIWKRETLSPRERSLITLGALTAQGRVQQLPWHINFAQQNGLTREEIVEVFTHLAFYAGWPAAVSALGCLEE